In a single window of the Natrialba magadii ATCC 43099 genome:
- a CDS encoding phytoene/squalene synthase family protein — MHQGHIDSDKAKAIQKRTGKTFYLATRFLPSRVRHATHVLYGFFRIADEVVDDAAGMPPAEQRAELESLRAQALGEVDADDPVLAAFAELKDAAEITDEEVDVFIDAMASDITTSRYETYAQLESYMRGSAAAVGVMMTAIMDMEPELEAAALPHAIALGEAFQLTNFLRDVREDIVERDRIYLPQRTLEKHGVSETQIERLEHSHSFESVMREELQRAEERYREGVAGIQYLPDDCQLPVLLAAVLYAEHHAIIRAQEYDVLTSAPSLSTARKLRCLVRTRWHWHWNRDPEAVFRRVSAVPVTDTDSETESRGSGHGGGVPTQ, encoded by the coding sequence CTGCACCAGGGCCACATCGACTCGGACAAGGCGAAGGCGATCCAGAAGCGAACCGGGAAGACGTTCTACCTCGCGACCAGGTTCCTTCCGTCACGCGTTCGGCACGCAACACACGTCCTCTATGGATTCTTTCGGATCGCGGACGAAGTCGTCGACGACGCCGCCGGTATGCCACCGGCCGAGCAGCGCGCCGAACTCGAGTCCCTCCGTGCCCAGGCGCTCGGCGAGGTCGACGCCGATGATCCCGTTCTCGCGGCCTTTGCCGAGTTGAAAGACGCAGCCGAGATCACGGACGAAGAGGTCGACGTCTTCATCGACGCGATGGCGTCGGACATCACGACGAGTCGGTACGAAACGTACGCGCAACTCGAGTCGTACATGCGCGGCTCCGCGGCGGCAGTCGGTGTGATGATGACTGCGATCATGGATATGGAGCCCGAACTGGAGGCGGCTGCACTCCCGCACGCGATCGCCCTCGGCGAGGCATTTCAGTTGACGAACTTTCTACGCGATGTTCGCGAGGATATCGTCGAGCGTGACCGTATTTATTTGCCACAGCGGACACTCGAGAAGCACGGCGTCTCCGAGACACAGATCGAGCGTCTCGAGCACAGCCACTCGTTCGAGTCGGTGATGCGCGAGGAACTCCAGCGTGCAGAGGAGCGATACCGTGAGGGAGTTGCCGGCATTCAGTATCTTCCTGATGACTGCCAGTTACCGGTGTTACTCGCTGCAGTTCTCTACGCGGAGCATCACGCGATTATTCGCGCCCAGGAGTACGACGTACTCACGTCGGCTCCGTCGCTGTCGACGGCCCGCAAACTGCGGTGTCTCGTCCGGACGCGGTGGCACTGGCACTGGAACCGTGATCCAGAAGCGGTGTTCCGACGGGTGTCTGCGGTCCCGGTCACGGACACGGACAGCGAGACGGAATCGCGGGGGTCCGGTCACGGTGGCGGTGTGCCGACGCAGTGA
- a CDS encoding MFS transporter: MARARLFTSLCVLVFFINLARIVFAPLLNVFISEFGIGEATAGLIVTLAWIGSAAPRLPTGWLLTKVPRHYVVISSGSILAVSSAIAATATTVEHLMVGAFFMGIASGVYFVSANPLLSELYPERIGRVMGIHGAANQIAAVVAAPFVALTLFVDWRLSLWAIAVGAAIITVYTWFVARETEMPSAGQADRNFVAGALSEWRLIATALAIVGFAVFVWQGLFNFYELYMIQSKGLSDRAAGMMLTIVFATGVPAFYFGGDFADRLPQIPYLLGIVGVFAVSVIVLTMVESLIGLIVMSVVVGFVIHSLFPAVDTFMLDTLPDSTRGSAYAVFSSLWMATQALGSSAVGTLIEQGYSYDAVFTGGALLLGALIVVLTIFERAGRLPT, translated from the coding sequence ATGGCCAGGGCCCGTCTCTTCACCTCGCTATGCGTTCTCGTCTTCTTCATCAACCTCGCCAGAATCGTCTTTGCGCCCCTTCTCAACGTCTTTATCAGCGAGTTCGGTATCGGCGAGGCGACTGCAGGGCTCATCGTCACGCTCGCCTGGATCGGGAGTGCGGCCCCGCGCTTGCCGACCGGCTGGCTTCTCACGAAAGTTCCCAGACACTACGTCGTGATTAGTTCAGGTTCCATTCTCGCGGTGTCATCCGCAATCGCTGCAACGGCGACGACCGTCGAGCACCTGATGGTCGGCGCGTTCTTCATGGGGATCGCTTCGGGTGTTTACTTCGTCTCGGCGAATCCACTGCTGAGCGAGCTGTATCCGGAGCGGATCGGTCGAGTGATGGGCATCCACGGCGCTGCGAACCAGATCGCGGCCGTCGTCGCTGCGCCGTTCGTCGCACTCACGCTGTTCGTCGACTGGCGACTCTCCCTGTGGGCGATTGCCGTCGGTGCTGCCATCATCACTGTCTACACGTGGTTCGTTGCCCGAGAAACCGAGATGCCCAGTGCGGGACAGGCGGATCGCAACTTCGTCGCCGGCGCGCTCTCGGAGTGGCGGCTTATCGCCACCGCGCTCGCTATCGTCGGTTTCGCGGTGTTCGTCTGGCAAGGCCTGTTCAACTTCTACGAACTGTACATGATCCAGTCGAAGGGCCTCTCGGATCGTGCAGCCGGGATGATGCTCACGATCGTCTTCGCCACCGGCGTTCCAGCGTTCTACTTCGGCGGTGACTTCGCCGACAGGCTTCCGCAGATTCCGTACCTCCTCGGTATCGTCGGCGTCTTCGCCGTGAGTGTGATCGTCCTGACGATGGTCGAGAGCCTGATCGGGTTGATCGTCATGTCCGTTGTCGTCGGCTTCGTCATCCACTCGCTGTTTCCCGCGGTGGATACGTTCATGCTCGATACGCTTCCCGACTCGACGCGCGGGAGTGCCTACGCCGTGTTTAGTTCGCTCTGGATGGCGACGCAGGCGCTTGGCTCCTCAGCCGTCGGGACGCTCATCGAACAGGGATATTCCTACGACGCGGTATTCACTGGCGGTGCGCTCTTGCTCGGTGCCTTGATCGTCGTTCTGACCATCTTCGAGCGCGCCGGCCGACTACCGACGTGA
- a CDS encoding AEC family transporter, which yields MEVLLRLSALLVVLLVGTGLRVSGILDATRTDRLNAVAYYVALPALIFVSTYDQAIGELLSLELVGGLLVVFFTTAGIAWFVHRNKADSGRQGVAIVQSYHSNLGYLGLPLVAATFADPVTAIASVILGVVTLVQVPLTIVVLSTANGADAELAEELRGLAVNPVLVSLLVGLAIGSLGITFPGTAVVGLDAIGSLALPLALLCVGASLDVDLPSIDYGATGSVVAVKIVAMPVLAWVAFSALAVDTATFAASVVMLGTPTAVSTYVFAAQLEGDEEFASLNVFTTTLASIVTLFVLITLIT from the coding sequence ATGGAGGTGCTTCTTCGGCTGTCGGCGTTGCTCGTTGTCCTGCTTGTCGGCACGGGGCTTCGAGTGTCCGGAATTCTCGATGCAACCCGGACTGATCGGTTGAACGCCGTCGCCTACTACGTCGCGCTGCCGGCGCTCATTTTTGTCTCGACGTACGATCAGGCGATTGGTGAGTTACTGTCGCTGGAACTGGTCGGCGGCCTGCTCGTCGTGTTCTTCACGACGGCCGGAATCGCGTGGTTTGTTCACCGGAACAAGGCAGACAGCGGCCGACAGGGCGTCGCGATCGTCCAGTCGTATCACTCGAATCTGGGGTACCTTGGTCTGCCGCTGGTTGCCGCGACGTTTGCCGATCCGGTTACCGCAATCGCGAGCGTGATCCTCGGCGTCGTGACCCTCGTGCAGGTCCCGCTAACGATCGTCGTCCTCTCGACGGCGAACGGTGCCGACGCCGAACTCGCCGAGGAACTGCGCGGGCTGGCCGTCAATCCGGTCCTCGTCTCGCTTCTGGTCGGCCTTGCGATCGGCTCGCTTGGAATTACGTTCCCGGGAACTGCCGTCGTCGGGCTCGACGCAATCGGTTCGCTCGCGCTCCCGCTTGCCCTCCTCTGTGTCGGTGCGTCCCTCGACGTCGATCTGCCGTCGATCGACTACGGCGCAACCGGCTCCGTCGTCGCAGTGAAAATCGTCGCCATGCCGGTGCTCGCGTGGGTCGCCTTCTCCGCTCTCGCGGTCGACACCGCGACGTTCGCCGCCTCGGTCGTCATGCTCGGGACGCCAACTGCTGTTTCGACGTACGTTTTTGCAGCCCAACTCGAGGGCGACGAGGAGTTCGCGTCGTTGAACGTGTTCACCACGACGCTCGCGTCGATCGTGACGTTGTTCGTGTTGATCACACTGATTACGTAG
- a CDS encoding helix-turn-helix domain-containing protein: MSSGIRATVSFETPVGCPIAAFSRRTETTIDQLSTSVTQPMADKSTTEFLAKTDVSVASLVEECDDAAAENGNGDTEATAGKQPHAPQTDTAQTDRAEQPDPLVTESVFGPVFSYGETNLYRWVRDEDQQNSCPCSCPCACLGSFGCPVHRYTVDNGVVTLVFHATDFEELQTIMNEFRDRFPSVDVKRLLQPPLEGTPDERVFVNRGKLTDRQQEVLETAYRMGYFERPKGANATEVATELDITQSTVTEHLSAAQRKIFADVLGQ; encoded by the coding sequence ATGTCGTCCGGAATCCGTGCGACGGTGTCGTTCGAGACGCCAGTTGGGTGTCCAATCGCAGCCTTCTCGAGACGCACGGAGACGACGATCGACCAGCTTTCGACGAGTGTCACGCAGCCGATGGCCGATAAGAGCACCACCGAATTTCTGGCGAAGACCGATGTCTCGGTGGCATCACTCGTCGAAGAGTGCGACGACGCTGCTGCTGAGAACGGCAACGGGGACACCGAAGCCACCGCTGGCAAGCAACCACACGCACCACAGACCGACACAGCACAGACCGACAGAGCGGAACAACCCGATCCACTGGTCACCGAATCCGTGTTTGGCCCGGTATTCTCCTACGGCGAGACGAACCTCTACCGCTGGGTTCGCGACGAGGACCAGCAAAACTCGTGTCCGTGCTCGTGCCCATGTGCGTGTCTCGGCTCGTTCGGCTGTCCCGTCCACCGCTACACAGTCGACAACGGGGTCGTCACGCTCGTCTTCCACGCAACGGATTTCGAGGAGTTGCAGACGATCATGAACGAGTTTCGGGACCGATTTCCGAGTGTCGACGTCAAACGGCTGCTTCAGCCGCCACTCGAAGGCACGCCAGACGAACGAGTGTTCGTCAACCGGGGGAAACTTACGGATCGCCAGCAGGAGGTACTCGAGACGGCCTACCGGATGGGTTACTTCGAGCGGCCAAAAGGCGCGAACGCGACGGAGGTGGCGACCGAACTCGACATTACGCAGTCGACGGTAACCGAGCACCTGAGTGCGGCCCAGCGCAAGATTTTTGCGGATGTACTCGGCCAGTGA
- a CDS encoding helix-turn-helix domain-containing protein, translating to MSHSMQATSPRTTPDGHSDDKLAADGDADKLLSILTDTDCRAILETITDTDDYLSASEVSDSCDVPLSTTYRKLDLLTDAAVLEERLRIRRSGQHVSEYTQKLDEISIAIEMDGGVAVELTQ from the coding sequence ATGAGTCACTCGATGCAGGCGACGTCGCCCCGAACCACACCTGACGGACACAGCGACGACAAACTGGCCGCCGACGGCGATGCCGACAAACTCCTCTCGATCCTTACTGACACCGACTGCCGAGCGATCCTCGAGACGATTACTGACACCGACGACTACCTCTCGGCAAGCGAGGTGTCTGACAGCTGTGACGTCCCACTGTCGACAACCTATCGCAAACTCGACCTCCTCACCGACGCAGCCGTCCTCGAAGAACGGCTTCGAATCCGCCGATCGGGCCAACACGTCAGTGAGTATACACAGAAACTCGACGAGATCAGCATCGCTATCGAGATGGATGGTGGGGTTGCAGTCGAACTCACGCAGTGA
- a CDS encoding pyridoxamine 5'-phosphate oxidase family protein, with translation MALAEETEMTEAEIDAFLSRHETGVLALADSDTPYAIPISYGYDAESATFYMRLVSTPESEKRQFLESSPRVRLVVYEESDGGRTYRSVVAVGTIDEIDPEDLTAAHIEQYGEAKRPLFEIWGQSKPDLNIQLYEFEPTDLSGRRTEIERDDE, from the coding sequence ATGGCACTCGCCGAGGAAACCGAAATGACGGAGGCAGAGATAGATGCCTTTCTCAGCCGTCACGAAACAGGTGTGCTCGCGCTCGCGGATTCGGACACGCCGTACGCGATTCCGATCTCGTACGGCTACGACGCCGAGAGCGCAACGTTCTATATGCGGCTCGTCTCGACGCCCGAGAGCGAAAAGCGACAGTTCCTCGAGTCGTCGCCACGCGTCCGCCTCGTCGTCTACGAGGAATCCGACGGGGGGCGCACGTATCGGAGCGTCGTCGCCGTCGGAACGATCGACGAGATCGACCCTGAGGACCTCACAGCGGCACACATCGAACAGTACGGCGAGGCAAAACGGCCGTTGTTCGAAATCTGGGGCCAATCGAAGCCGGACCTCAACATTCAGCTCTACGAGTTCGAGCCGACAGATCTGAGTGGCCGCCGGACCGAAATCGAACGGGACGACGAGTAG
- a CDS encoding thiamine pyrophosphate-binding protein, translating to MTSTAATLVETLEDLGVEYVFGYPGGRVIELFEAVPDADIDLVRPRDEREASVMAEMYGRLTGDPGVLTGQGPWIGSIGMIGQMEARLASSPMVVLTEASERGEYSTLAPYQQARGDYGGFSLPDILDGVSKEWWFPRTPVETIRSTQLAFKHAVAGRSGPTAVILDGNAITAEVPEDPTPRAWDAAAQTRTWDAAPTATDTAAAVGVLESAERPVIVAGNGVHAAQAYDELAAVAETYDCAVVTSYLGKSTYPETDERAAGVIGSFGHEGANRVVSEADTLLVVGCRLNPMDTNWQAPEFIRPDEQTIIHADIDTRNAGWVYPADVGLIGDAAETLAVLAEAGSGGSSNGWALERAAEAREWFDAPECTDDSAPIKPQRAATAIQSVVDEDTIVTADSGNNRFWLLYYLQTPAVRTYFGSGGVGGMGWANPAAVSAALTTDDETDVIAVAGDGGFSMTMNSVETAVEYGVAPTFVILNDTSLGMVRQMQHEDGDIAGVEFHDTDFVGIAEAFGAVGKRVTEPSELAGVLESAKSADVPHVIDVRIDREEDMAETLSSSFYESVGGLHE from the coding sequence ATGACGTCCACAGCAGCCACACTCGTCGAGACACTCGAGGACCTCGGCGTCGAGTACGTCTTCGGCTACCCGGGCGGCCGCGTGATCGAACTGTTCGAGGCGGTTCCCGACGCCGATATCGACCTCGTCCGGCCGCGAGACGAGCGCGAGGCGAGCGTGATGGCCGAAATGTACGGCCGGCTAACCGGAGATCCGGGCGTCCTCACCGGGCAGGGGCCGTGGATCGGCAGTATCGGCATGATCGGCCAGATGGAGGCCCGACTTGCCTCTTCGCCGATGGTTGTTCTCACCGAAGCCTCCGAGCGCGGCGAGTACTCGACGCTCGCGCCGTACCAGCAGGCTCGCGGCGATTACGGTGGCTTCAGCCTCCCGGATATCCTCGACGGTGTGAGCAAGGAGTGGTGGTTCCCGCGGACGCCGGTCGAGACGATTCGCTCGACGCAACTGGCGTTCAAACACGCGGTCGCCGGTCGCTCCGGCCCGACAGCAGTTATCCTCGACGGGAACGCGATCACTGCTGAGGTTCCCGAGGACCCAACACCCAGAGCCTGGGATGCAGCAGCACAGACGCGGACGTGGGACGCCGCGCCGACCGCCACCGACACCGCGGCAGCGGTGGGCGTACTCGAGTCCGCCGAGCGACCAGTGATCGTTGCGGGCAACGGCGTCCACGCCGCACAGGCCTACGACGAACTCGCGGCGGTTGCCGAGACGTACGACTGTGCGGTCGTCACGTCCTACCTCGGCAAGTCGACCTACCCTGAAACTGACGAGCGGGCAGCGGGCGTTATCGGCTCCTTCGGCCACGAGGGGGCAAACCGCGTCGTCAGCGAGGCCGACACGCTGCTGGTCGTTGGGTGCCGGCTGAACCCAATGGACACCAACTGGCAGGCGCCCGAGTTCATCCGCCCGGACGAGCAGACGATTATCCACGCCGATATCGACACGCGAAACGCTGGCTGGGTCTATCCCGCGGACGTCGGCCTGATCGGTGACGCCGCCGAGACGCTCGCGGTGCTCGCCGAGGCAGGTTCGGGAGGCTCGTCGAACGGGTGGGCACTCGAGCGCGCCGCCGAGGCTCGTGAGTGGTTCGACGCACCCGAGTGTACGGACGATTCGGCACCGATCAAGCCCCAGCGCGCTGCGACGGCCATCCAGTCAGTCGTCGACGAGGACACCATCGTCACCGCCGACTCGGGGAACAACCGCTTCTGGCTGCTGTACTACCTCCAGACGCCCGCCGTCAGAACCTACTTCGGCAGTGGCGGCGTCGGCGGTATGGGGTGGGCCAACCCCGCTGCGGTGTCTGCGGCGCTCACAACCGACGACGAAACAGACGTCATCGCCGTCGCCGGCGACGGCGGCTTCTCGATGACGATGAACAGCGTCGAAACTGCCGTCGAGTACGGCGTCGCGCCCACGTTCGTCATTCTGAACGACACCAGCCTCGGGATGGTCCGCCAGATGCAACACGAGGATGGCGACATCGCCGGCGTGGAGTTCCACGACACCGACTTCGTCGGCATCGCCGAGGCCTTCGGCGCGGTCGGCAAGCGGGTGACTGAGCCCAGTGAGTTGGCTGGGGTACTCGAGTCCGCCAAGTCGGCGGACGTGCCACACGTGATCGACGTTCGGATTGATCGCGAGGAGGATATGGCGGAAACGCTATCGTCGTCGTTCTACGAGTCAGTTGGCGGGTTACACGAGTGA
- a CDS encoding DUF7560 family zinc ribbon protein has product MPENESPSLSLSLSLSLSPSPSRAGSSPHRHDEFPSQSRFTFTCDACRHQIEVDDSVAAAIVRHGCPICGSRATAACLCRVAATPPSDN; this is encoded by the coding sequence ATGCCTGAAAATGAATCACCGTCCCTGTCCCTGTCCCTGTCCCTGTCCCTGTCCCCGTCTCCGTCACGGGCTGGATCATCGCCGCATCGACACGATGAATTCCCCTCTCAATCTCGATTCACGTTCACCTGCGATGCGTGTCGACACCAGATCGAGGTCGACGACTCGGTCGCAGCAGCGATCGTGAGACACGGCTGTCCGATCTGTGGTTCGAGGGCGACTGCAGCGTGTCTGTGTCGCGTTGCTGCTACACCGCCGTCTGATAACTGA
- a CDS encoding D-arabinono-1,4-lactone oxidase, which translates to MEQDTIDEDTSEMWTNWSGSISFEPDRILEPESETELQSIVRECAERGETVRVVGSGHSWTPVVETDGVLVSLSKMTGLISHDADAKTATLYAGTTLEEAGTELHDRNLAMPNLGDVSMQTVAGAFGTGTHGTGPEFENLSGTLIGGRMVTGTGDVREFSAEEDPDLLRAAQLSLGTLGIFTEIELDLQTTYKIQRREYCTNWRACKDHIPTLIEENRNFDFYWYPRSNEVKLRLLNAPGGGTDHEDLSYATQVEDQTGWWQEIIPEHDDIGREFDEMEYALPVEDGLDCFERVRERVRERWRADVGWRLLVRTVAADDAMLSAEYDRDVMTISCIQNAELDHWEYFEDIEPIFHEYDGRPHWGKKHTLRAPELRELYPEWDQFQELRRELDPDGVFMTDYLEKLLEEGDS; encoded by the coding sequence ATGGAACAGGACACAATCGACGAAGACACGAGCGAGATGTGGACGAACTGGTCGGGCAGCATTTCCTTCGAACCGGATCGAATTCTCGAGCCAGAGAGCGAGACGGAACTGCAGTCGATCGTTCGAGAGTGTGCCGAGCGGGGTGAGACCGTTCGCGTTGTTGGGTCGGGTCACTCCTGGACCCCAGTCGTCGAAACCGACGGCGTGCTCGTCTCACTCTCGAAAATGACCGGACTGATCTCTCACGACGCGGACGCCAAGACGGCAACGCTCTACGCGGGGACGACACTCGAGGAGGCGGGGACGGAGCTCCACGACAGGAACCTCGCCATGCCGAATCTCGGCGACGTCTCGATGCAGACCGTCGCGGGCGCGTTCGGGACGGGAACGCACGGGACGGGTCCCGAGTTCGAAAATCTCTCGGGGACACTCATCGGTGGTCGAATGGTCACCGGGACAGGCGACGTGCGGGAGTTCAGCGCCGAGGAGGACCCCGACCTCCTGCGTGCGGCCCAATTATCGCTTGGAACCCTTGGCATCTTCACCGAGATCGAACTGGACCTGCAGACGACCTACAAGATCCAGCGCCGTGAATACTGTACGAACTGGCGAGCGTGCAAAGACCACATCCCGACGCTGATCGAAGAGAACCGCAACTTCGACTTCTACTGGTACCCCCGTTCGAACGAGGTAAAGCTCCGGCTGCTCAACGCGCCGGGCGGCGGCACAGATCACGAGGACCTCTCGTACGCGACGCAGGTCGAGGATCAGACCGGCTGGTGGCAGGAGATCATCCCGGAACACGACGACATCGGCCGCGAGTTCGACGAGATGGAGTACGCACTCCCAGTCGAGGATGGACTCGACTGCTTCGAGCGCGTTCGCGAACGGGTCCGCGAACGCTGGCGGGCCGATGTCGGCTGGCGGTTGCTCGTCCGTACCGTCGCGGCAGACGACGCGATGCTCTCGGCCGAGTACGACCGCGACGTGATGACGATTTCGTGCATCCAGAACGCCGAATTGGACCACTGGGAGTACTTCGAGGACATCGAACCAATCTTCCACGAGTACGACGGCCGCCCACACTGGGGCAAGAAACACACGCTTCGCGCGCCCGAACTCCGGGAGCTGTACCCTGAGTGGGACCAGTTCCAGGAACTCCGACGCGAACTGGATCCGGACGGCGTGTTCATGACCGACTATCTCGAGAAGCTACTCGAGGAGGGCGACTCATGA
- a CDS encoding sensory rhodopsin transducer, with translation MTESEPNTDSAAEQAGDAGGESLAPIGETRWEIPGGHVPVESTGPEPELVSNEKLCLLNTGPEMATLELTLYYANGHEAGPYPLSVAPERVRHVRVNDLIDPYAPPLAEDYGIVVESNVPIVVQWSRQDTRQAANAGLSTMAYGEDDVSTESDG, from the coding sequence ATGACGGAGTCGGAACCAAATACGGATTCAGCGGCAGAACAAGCGGGAGACGCCGGTGGTGAGTCGCTAGCGCCGATCGGCGAAACGCGCTGGGAGATTCCCGGCGGACACGTCCCCGTCGAGAGCACCGGCCCGGAGCCGGAGCTGGTCAGCAACGAGAAACTGTGTCTGCTGAACACCGGTCCGGAGATGGCGACACTCGAGCTTACCCTGTACTATGCGAACGGGCACGAAGCCGGCCCGTATCCGCTCAGCGTCGCGCCGGAGCGAGTCCGCCACGTTCGGGTCAACGACCTGATCGACCCGTACGCGCCGCCGCTGGCCGAGGACTACGGGATCGTCGTCGAGTCCAATGTGCCGATCGTCGTTCAGTGGAGTCGACAGGATACGCGCCAGGCGGCGAACGCGGGGCTCTCCACGATGGCGTACGGCGAGGACGACGTGTCGACAGAGTCCGACGGCTAG
- a CDS encoding DUF7560 family zinc ribbon protein: MSTCEDYTFVCPECSQSITVNASMREALVENGCVICGASVNRNAFDTACDG, from the coding sequence ATGAGCACCTGTGAGGACTACACCTTCGTTTGCCCGGAGTGTTCCCAGTCCATTACAGTTAACGCTTCCATGCGGGAGGCTCTCGTCGAGAATGGGTGTGTTATCTGTGGGGCGTCGGTCAATCGGAACGCGTTTGATACTGCCTGTGACGGATAG
- a CDS encoding bacterio-opsin activator domain-containing protein — protein sequence MSTKNELAAATLETLPVTVAVLGSDGEILLTNQEWRTFGPNEQPSDHVGVDYLAVASTTDDEHASRAVTGLESLLAGDQQTFTMEYPCHSPGEKRWFSMWARQFSVDGERHVVVVHLDITDRKLAEIDAEESATRVRAERQALEDVLERVDGLIRDVTDAAVTAGTRTEIERRVCRRLAAESPYELAWIGRVDVTNRQITPSEWASQDEVPLENNQLTLGQDESHPAVAALERGDSRVVSDLDSFEAAEQWWPIAAGEYIDAVAAVPIAYGEVTYGVLVVFAAETNAFADRDVLILESLAGTIATAINALETRRMLTTEAVVELELAIEDSSLFVTALADDLAATVTFRGVAYDGDGTPLAFVHVDRPEAVAVTAADSHGITDATVLSATDDGTLLELTLDSSGSFVSTLAEHGAVIRHLETDSGVADMALELPNAQSGRSMYDYLEDRFEQVELISYQEVERPAQTAQDLMSTLESALTERQRMALRKAYYAEYFEWPRSISGEELAASMDISRSTYHQHLRLAQQKLLDELFEGE from the coding sequence ATGTCAACCAAGAACGAACTGGCGGCAGCGACACTCGAGACGTTGCCGGTTACGGTCGCTGTTCTTGGGAGTGATGGCGAAATCCTGTTGACGAACCAGGAGTGGCGGACGTTCGGCCCGAACGAGCAGCCGTCGGACCACGTCGGTGTCGACTATCTTGCTGTCGCGTCGACCACCGACGACGAGCATGCCTCGCGCGCAGTCACCGGACTCGAGAGCCTTCTCGCGGGCGACCAACAGACGTTTACGATGGAGTACCCGTGTCACTCGCCCGGGGAAAAACGGTGGTTCTCGATGTGGGCGCGGCAGTTCAGCGTCGACGGCGAACGCCACGTCGTTGTCGTTCACCTCGATATTACGGACCGGAAACTGGCCGAAATCGACGCCGAAGAGTCAGCAACCCGCGTCCGCGCCGAACGGCAGGCACTCGAGGACGTCCTCGAACGGGTCGACGGGCTGATCAGAGACGTCACTGACGCAGCCGTCACTGCAGGAACTCGCACTGAGATCGAACGACGCGTCTGCAGGCGACTCGCAGCGGAGTCGCCATACGAACTCGCCTGGATCGGCCGCGTCGACGTAACGAATCGTCAGATCACACCCAGCGAGTGGGCTAGCCAAGACGAGGTCCCACTCGAGAACAACCAGCTCACGCTCGGACAGGACGAGAGCCATCCGGCAGTCGCTGCACTCGAGAGGGGTGACTCTCGCGTCGTCAGCGACCTCGACTCCTTCGAGGCGGCCGAACAGTGGTGGCCGATCGCAGCGGGGGAGTATATCGACGCCGTGGCTGCGGTGCCAATCGCTTACGGCGAGGTCACGTACGGCGTCCTCGTCGTTTTCGCCGCGGAGACGAATGCGTTCGCAGACCGCGACGTGCTCATCCTCGAGTCGCTCGCCGGGACGATTGCGACCGCAATCAACGCACTCGAGACCCGCCGAATGCTGACGACCGAAGCGGTCGTCGAACTCGAGTTGGCCATCGAGGACTCCTCGTTGTTCGTTACCGCGCTGGCTGACGACCTCGCGGCGACGGTTACCTTCCGCGGAGTCGCCTACGACGGCGACGGCACGCCGCTTGCGTTCGTCCACGTCGACCGTCCCGAGGCGGTCGCGGTGACGGCAGCGGACAGCCACGGTATCACCGACGCGACGGTGCTCTCGGCGACCGACGATGGGACGTTACTCGAGTTGACGCTCGACAGCAGCGGGAGCTTCGTGTCGACGCTCGCCGAACATGGTGCGGTCATTCGGCACCTCGAGACGGACAGCGGCGTCGCCGACATGGCGCTCGAACTGCCTAACGCACAGTCGGGTCGGTCGATGTACGACTACCTCGAAGACCGCTTCGAGCAGGTTGAACTGATCAGCTATCAGGAAGTAGAGCGGCCGGCCCAGACGGCCCAGGATCTCATGTCCACACTCGAGTCGGCGCTCACCGAACGCCAACGGATGGCGCTTCGGAAGGCCTACTACGCGGAGTACTTCGAGTGGCCTCGCAGTATCTCCGGCGAGGAACTCGCTGCGTCGATGGACATCTCGCGGTCGACCTACCACCAGCACCTGCGACTGGCTCAGCAGAAACTTCTCGACGAACTGTTCGAGGGCGAGTGA